A genomic segment from Halobaculum sp. MBLA0147 encodes:
- a CDS encoding phosphoadenosine phosphosulfate reductase family protein, translating to MPEHTPEPALVSTAKDPDTILESVADKYPDRQTFALVSGGHDSTAAALAAINSPHVTVDAILYIDTGIGVPEAKRWVRAWAQTHDVPFRSVGAEYRRPIDEYHNLVANFGFPGPPSHEKMWINLKDKPLRGFIAAETDDPPVLITGIRKHESDRRAEIAPDSGISTTNQAVYVSPLIDFTDSEIADYREANAADLEVPAYREHDDDRGFNPVTEKLHTSGDCLCGAFGRRDELRELELFYPAVYDYLSTLEGHVVDSALQGRVDPRFALWAHGQDQDGYDTGVDHQQAGLNLCSACSNRADSSHTTEGPTLTHAEDRLHEELTSDASNECGDHLQAYCSHCQTLVDDPVEHRDECPSPPAGLYGNARTWRDIREIDHLESQYRGIWITEPDPTTAAYCPTETQHEWNPLSDDERIHPDTDSLAVCNTCGAYRLGTGATPVVPEYSAVPTTRWSEHDQPGTTDTDSPGDSPDADHPVPSLADFIEKPQTAQQNT from the coding sequence ATGCCAGAACACACTCCTGAGCCAGCGTTGGTCTCGACAGCCAAAGATCCCGACACTATCCTGGAATCTGTCGCGGACAAGTATCCAGACCGGCAGACGTTCGCCCTCGTGAGCGGCGGTCACGACTCCACGGCAGCTGCACTCGCAGCGATCAACTCGCCGCACGTTACTGTTGACGCAATCCTCTACATCGACACTGGCATCGGTGTCCCTGAAGCGAAACGCTGGGTCCGAGCGTGGGCACAGACCCACGACGTTCCCTTCAGATCTGTCGGAGCGGAGTACCGCCGGCCGATCGACGAGTATCACAACCTCGTCGCGAATTTCGGGTTCCCAGGACCGCCGTCACACGAGAAGATGTGGATTAATCTGAAAGACAAACCACTGCGGGGCTTCATCGCAGCCGAAACTGATGATCCACCGGTCCTAATCACCGGCATCCGGAAGCATGAGTCTGACCGCCGAGCTGAGATTGCACCGGACTCCGGCATCAGTACGACCAATCAAGCAGTCTACGTCTCACCGCTGATCGACTTCACCGACAGCGAGATTGCTGACTATCGCGAGGCGAACGCAGCAGACCTCGAAGTCCCAGCGTACCGCGAGCACGATGATGACCGAGGGTTCAACCCCGTCACCGAGAAGCTTCACACAAGTGGTGACTGTCTTTGTGGAGCATTTGGAAGACGCGATGAACTCCGCGAGCTTGAGCTGTTTTACCCAGCAGTGTACGACTACCTATCGACCCTTGAGGGGCATGTCGTCGACAGCGCTCTTCAGGGTCGCGTCGACCCACGATTCGCACTCTGGGCACACGGTCAAGACCAGGACGGGTACGATACTGGCGTTGACCACCAGCAGGCAGGTCTTAACCTTTGTTCAGCGTGTTCCAACCGCGCGGACAGCTCCCACACGACTGAAGGCCCGACCCTGACCCACGCTGAAGACCGGTTACACGAGGAACTCACAAGTGATGCGTCCAACGAGTGTGGCGATCACCTCCAGGCCTACTGTTCGCACTGCCAGACGCTCGTCGACGATCCGGTAGAACACCGCGACGAGTGCCCCTCGCCGCCAGCAGGATTGTACGGCAACGCTCGGACCTGGCGGGACATTCGCGAGATCGATCACCTCGAATCGCAGTACCGAGGGATCTGGATCACAGAGCCCGACCCGACAACCGCTGCCTACTGTCCGACCGAAACCCAACACGAGTGGAACCCCCTCTCCGACGACGAACGGATTCACCCTGACACCGATTCCCTCGCAGTGTGTAACACCTGCGGCGCGTATCGGCTCGGCACCGGAGCAACCCCGGTAGTCCCAGAGTACAGCGCAGTCCCAACAACTCGCTGGAGCGAACACGACCAGCCTGGGACTACGGACACAGACAGTCCCGGCGACTCACCAGACGCAGACCATCCAGTCCCATCACTAGCTGACTTCATCGAGAAGCCACAAACGGCTCAACAGAACACATGA
- a CDS encoding N-6 DNA methylase, with amino-acid sequence MVTHTAKHVVDNLNTLTGAYRLDEVTTDFIEYLFTLLRLDDVIVEHADTVDKYTTDSRSREAVDELLTEAALDVVTASHETGRDVIGEVYELAAQHRGKQEHLGQYFTPSGVTDLMSELTDESSTEPTESTDYDRGDMSADAIESRPWIGDLGGCGSGRLLLPKAFETPAGIFCGIDKDRICAKLAAINLALWNLDGQVIHGNALTCEYQSVFNVYHDEQCGGYILTSHPEDSLLMVPSRSHEDAEEPQADSAQHTDLDEANSVPSHAAQAFVDDWNTSQ; translated from the coding sequence ATGGTCACGCACACAGCGAAACACGTTGTCGATAACCTCAACACGCTGACTGGCGCCTACCGGCTCGACGAGGTAACGACCGATTTCATCGAGTATCTATTCACACTCCTCCGGCTGGACGACGTCATCGTTGAACACGCAGACACTGTCGACAAGTACACTACAGACTCCCGGTCTCGTGAGGCCGTTGACGAACTGCTCACCGAGGCCGCACTTGATGTCGTCACAGCAAGCCATGAGACCGGACGTGATGTGATCGGAGAAGTGTACGAGCTCGCCGCGCAACACCGGGGGAAGCAAGAGCATCTCGGGCAGTACTTCACACCCTCAGGAGTCACCGATCTGATGAGTGAGCTCACTGACGAGTCCAGCACTGAGCCCACGGAAAGCACTGACTACGACCGTGGTGACATGTCTGCTGACGCCATCGAGTCACGCCCGTGGATCGGCGATCTCGGGGGCTGTGGCTCTGGACGGCTCCTCCTCCCGAAGGCCTTCGAAACCCCGGCCGGGATCTTCTGTGGCATCGACAAGGACCGCATCTGCGCGAAACTCGCTGCGATCAACCTCGCACTGTGGAATCTTGACGGGCAGGTCATCCACGGGAATGCACTTACCTGTGAGTATCAGAGTGTCTTCAACGTCTATCACGACGAGCAGTGTGGGGGCTATATCCTTACGAGCCACCCGGAAGACAGCCTGCTGATGGTACCGTCTCGTTCTCACGAAGACGCTGAAGAGCCACAAGCCGACTCCGCACAGCATACCGACCTGGATGAAGCCAACTCAGTGCCATCCCATGCGGCACAGGCCTTCGTCGACGACTGGAACACCAGTCAGTGA
- a CDS encoding DUF5049 domain-containing protein, producing MTPDHASDAADNDPPEDALKQIEAIRRTSELNMYDQGGVQLAAAAADFHALVSWLETASTEQYVAALRAAADTYQGDDAPPVPTVSGLSVHETATVTDVTPETQ from the coding sequence CGCTGACAACGACCCGCCAGAAGACGCCCTCAAGCAGATTGAGGCCATCCGGCGCACATCCGAATTGAACATGTATGACCAAGGAGGCGTCCAGCTCGCGGCTGCTGCCGCTGACTTCCATGCCCTCGTCTCGTGGTTGGAGACTGCTTCCACGGAGCAGTACGTTGCTGCACTGCGCGCTGCCGCCGATACCTACCAGGGAGACGACGCACCTCCCGTCCCAACAGTCAGTGGCCTCAGTGTTCACGAGACAGCGACCGTCACAGACGTCACACCAGAGACTCAATGA